CGTCGTTCTACGTGCTGCGGATCCTGCTTGGCGCCGCCGAGGCCGGCCTGTTCCCTGGCGTGATGCTCTACCTCACCTACTGGTTCGCGCGCGATCAACTCGCGCGGGCCAACGGCATCTTCCTGGTCGCGGTGTGTCTGGCCAACATCGTCGGTGCACCGCTCGGCGGAGCACTGCTCGGCATGGACGGTGTGCTCGGCTGGCACGGGTGGCAGTGGATGTTCGTCGTGGAGGGATTGCCCGCCGTGCTGCTCGCGGCCGTGGTGCTCAAGGTCCTGCCCAACGGTCCGCTGGAGGCCAAGTGGCTGGAACCGGCACAAGCACGTGCGCTCGTCGACCGTCTGGAACGCGAGCGGGCCGAGGGGGCCGCGGCGTCGGGCACCCACTCGTTTGCCGGGGTGTTCCGCGACAGGCAGATCCTGCTGGTCATCGCGGTGTACTTCACGCATCAGATCGCGGTGTACAGCCTCACCTACTTCCTGCCCGGCATCATCGGCGGATGGGGTGAGATGTCCGATCTGACCATCGGTCTGCTCACGGCGTTGCCATGGGTCGCGGCGGCCATCGGCACGCTGGTCCTGCCGCGTCACGCCACCGACGGCCGCCGGTCGCGGTTGCTGCTGTTCGGTGGGATGGCGGCGATGGTGGTGGGATTCGTCGTCGGTGCGGTCGCCGGACCGGCGCTCGCGCTGATCGGGTTCTGCATCGCGGCGTCGACGTTCTTCGTCGTGCAGTCGATCCTCTTCACGGTCCCGGCGTCGCGGCTGACCGGTGCCGCCCTCGCGGGCGGACTGGCCCTGGTCAACACGCTCGGGATCCTCGGCGGGTTCGTCGGCCCGTTCGTGATGGGCCTGCTGGAGTCCATGACCGGCAACCCCGTTGCGGGACTGTGGTTCGTTGTCGCGCTGCTGGTCGTCGGCACCGCGGTCAGCGTCACCCTCAAGGTCCGCGGCGCACCCCAACCCGAACTGAAAGGAGTGAAAGCATGAGCGACGCACGCATCCTCGTCGTGGGCGCGGGCGCGATCGGCGGTGTCACCGCCGCGCACCTCGCACGGGCCGGGCGGGACGTGACGGTCCTCGATGCCAACGCCGAACACGTCCGGTTGATGAACTCACCGGGCCTGAAGTTCGACGAGCTGGGCGAGATCAGCCACATCGAGATCACCGCCGTCGACACCCCGACCGCGCTCGAAGGACGATTCGACTTCGCGCTGGTGGCCCTCAAGGCCCCGTATCTGGAGTCGGCACTTTCACCGCTGGTCGCGGGCGATCTCGTCGACACGTACGTCTCGCTCGGAAACGGTTTGGTGCAGAGCACCATTCAGGAGATCGTGGGCACCGAGAGGTTCGTGGTCGGTATCACCGAGTGGGGCGCGACGAACTTCGGGCCCGGCCACGTCGCGCAGACCACCGTGGCCCCGTTCGTGATCGGCGAGGTCGACGGCAGCCTCAGCCCGCGTCTCGAAACGCTGCGGGACGTGCTTTCGGTGGCCGCCGAGGTGCACGTGTCCACCGACGTCATGAACCAGGTGTGGACGAAACTGCTTCTCAACAGCACCTTCTCGGGCCTGGCCGGCGTCGCCGGCATGCTCTACGGCGAGATCGCCGCAGACGCACTCGGCCGCACGATGGCATATCACGTGTGGACCGAGTCCTACGACGTCGCCCACGCGGCCGGTTTCGAACTCGACGCGCTCATCGGGATACAACCGCACGATCTCGTGGTGCGGTCCGCAGGTGACCGGGTACGCGCCGATGCGGCACTGGAGGTCCTGATGAGCAAGCTCGGCGCCACCAAGGCGTCGATGCTGCAGGACCTCGAACGCGGTGCGACCACCGAGGTCGACGTCATCAACGGCGGCGTGTGCGCCACCGCGGCCAAAGCCGGTGTCCCCAGCCCGTTCAACGCCCGCATCGTCGAACTGGTCCACGAGTGCGAGCGAGGCCTGCGCACACCCGGCCGCGAAACGCTCGAAGCACTCGCCGAGGTTTCCGCTCAACAACAAGGAGTCAACCCATGAACGACAAGGTCATCATCACGTGCGCCGTCACCGGCGGCATGACCGTGCCCGCACAGAGCAGGGCGATCCCGATCACCGTCGACGAGATCGTGCGGGCCGGCGTCGAGGCCGCCGAGGCCGGCGCCGCGGTGCTGCACGTCCACGTGCGAGAAGAGTCGACCGGACGGCCGGTCGCCGACCTCGATCTGTTCGAGCGCGTGCTCACCGAGCTCAAGAAGAACACCGACGCCGTCATCCAGCCCACGACCGGTGGCGGCCGCGGCATGACCGTGGCGGAACGGGCGTCGGTCCTCAAGTTCCGGCCCGAGATGGCCACGTTCAACGCGGGCAGCTTCAACTTCGGCCTGTTCCCGGTCGCGGCGCGGGACCTGCCGTTCGCCGAGTGGGAACGTGAATACCTCGAAGGCACCACGGATTACATCTTCAAGAACACCTTCGCGGACATGACCTACATGGCCGAGCAGATGCGCCAGTCCGACACCCGCCCCGAGATCGAGGTGTACGACGTCGGCCACATCTACAACCTTGAGCAGCTCGTCTCCGACGGTGTCCTGGAACCGCCGTTCAACCTGCAGTTCGTGCTCGGTGTCCTCGGCGCCAACGCCGCCGAACCGGATCAGCTCATCCACATGCTGCGCACCGCCGAGCGGGTGTTCGGCCGCGAATCGTTCACGTGGTCGGCGGCCGGCGTCGGGTATCGCGGCGAGTTCGGTCTTGCGGCATTGTCGTTGATCCTCGGCGGCAACGTGCGCGTCGGCCTCGAGGACAACCTGCGGATCACCAGGACCGAGAACGCGACCTCCAACGCGCAACTGGTGCGCAAAGCCGTCGACCTCGCGGCGACGTTCGACCGCACACCGGCCACCCCCGACGAGGCCCGTCGGTTCCTGGGGCTCAAGGGCGTCGCCGCCGTCGGTTTCTGAACCGTCAGCGCAACCTGAAGATGACGGCGCGCTGCACGATGAAGTTGATGACGGTGGCGGTGCCCTGCGCGATCACGAACGCCACCGGCACCCGCCAGGGCTTCTCGTCCCAGGCCATGTAGAACACGTAGTTGATACCGACCTGCACGGCATAGGTCACCGCGTACAGCACGCACACCGCGATGAAGCGGGCCTTGCTGGGCGGCGCCTGGAACGTCCAGCGCCGGTTGATCAGGTAGGCCGTCGTGGTGCCCGCGACGAAGCTCAGCGTCTTGGCCACGTTGACGTGCAGCCCGACCGCGAGCAGCAGCACGTACAGGCCGAAGTCGACGATCGCCGACAACCCGCCGGTCACGATGAACCGGAACGCCTGGGTCGCCAAGCTCAGGCGGGGAGTCGTCGATGCGGTTTCGGCCACCCGGGCAGCTTAGCGAGGTGTTCGCAGAAGTACGTCTTCCAGCACGCCGCGTAACGCCTCGACCGCAGGCCGGAATGCGTGTTCGGCCGGGGCGCCGAACCCGATGATGATGCCGTCGGGGTCGGGGATGTCCGGGTGCGCCAGCGGGTGACGCATGATCGCCAGGCCCTGCAGCGCGATCCCGGCCTCGCCGGCGTGGCGCAGCACCTCGGGTTCGGCACCGTCGGGCAGGGTGAGCAGCATGTTGACGCCCGCGGCCAGGCCGCGGATGCCGACGTCGAAGTCGGCCAGCGCCGACACCAGATGGTCGCGGCGCCGCCGATAGCGGTTACGCATGCGCCGGATGTGGCGGTCGTAGCCGCCCGTGGCGATGAAGTCGGCCAGTGTCAGCGCCGTGATGGCGTCGACGTGGTACTGCTGGCCGCCTGCCGCGGCGATCACCGGTTCGATCAAGGTCTGCGGCAGCACCATCCATCCCACCCGCAGTGTCTGCGCCATGCTCTTGCTCGCCGAACCCAGGTAGGCGACGCGGTCGGGATCCAGGGACTGCAGTGCTCCGACGGGTTGGCGGTCGTAGCGGAACTCGCCGTCGTAGTCGTCGTCGAGTACGTACCCGCCGGTGCGGCGTGCCCATTCCACGGCCTCACTGCGCCGCGACGGGTGCAGCGGCATGCCGTGCGGGCTGTGGTGTGCCGGGGTGAGCAGCACCGCGGGCGTGTCCAACGTGTCGAGATCGCTGATCACCGCGCCGTGTTCGTCGAGGCCGATCGGTGTAGTGGTGATGCCGAGCGTGGCGAGGGCGTCGCGAAAGATGAAGAGCCCGTAGGCTTCCACCGCGATGGGTCGGTTCGTCCCGAAGACCTTGCCGAGCAGTTCGACGCCGTTTCGGACGCCGGAGCAGATCACGATCGACTCCGGTGTGGTGCGCACGCCCCGGACACGACCCAGGTATTCGGCCAGCGCCGAACGCAGTTCGGCGGGCCCTCGCGGATCGCCCATGCGCAGCGCGGACGCCGGCGCGTTGGACAACGCCCGACGCGCCGATGCGAGCCACGCCGTGCGCGGGAACTCCGCGACGTCGGGTGAACCGGGCATCAGGTTGTGTGTGGGCGTGCCGGCGATGCGTAGCGGCGGTGGTCCGGGCCGTGCAGCCAGTTGTGGGGCCGGGGCGCGCGCGACCCACGTGCCCGCACCCTGGCGTGAGGCCAGCCAACCTTCGGCGACCAGTTCGGCGTACGCCTCGGCCACGGTGTTGCGGGCCAATCGCAGATCGGCGGCCAGCACACGCGACGGCGGGAGAACGGTTCCGGTGGCCAGGCGCCCCGAGCGGATGCCGTCACGCAGGGCGTTGATGAGTTGTTCGCGGGCGGTGCGGCTGCCCGGGGTGATGACGGTGTGCAGCTCGAGGTCCCGAGCGCCAGAATTGGCCCGCGAAGTCACCGCTACATTGAACCATCTGGACGGGCCTTTGCTGGATAGCGTGAACGCATGACACAAACACTCGAATCCACCGAACGCGTCAAGATCTACAAGGCGTTTCCCGAGTTCTACGACGCGATGATGAACCTGTCGGCCACCTCGGCGAAGGACTTCGACCACACCATCGGCGAGCTGGTGAAGATCCGCGCATCGCAGATCAACCGCTGCGGGTTCTGCCTCGACATGCACGCCCGTGATGCCCGCAAGCAGGGCGAGACCGAGCAGCGACTCGCGCTGATCGCGGCGTGGGAGGAGGCCGGCGATCTGTTCACCGAGCGTGAGCAGGCGGCTCTCGCGCTCACCGAGGCGGTGACGGAGATCAACCGCGGCCCGGTGTCTGACGACGTCTACGAACGTGCGGCCGCGGTGTTCAGCGAACGCGAACTCAGTCAGTTGATCGCGATGATCGTGACCATCAACGCGTGGAACCGCATCAACGTCACCGTGAAGATGCCGTTCCCGCGCCGCTGAATCACTCACACTGAAGGTATGCAGTCCCGGTCCGGTGCACACCTGACGAAGCACGAGGGCATCGTGCACAAGCTGCACCGGCCGGGCACCGATCCGCGTGCCCTGGCCGCGCGTTTGCGCGCCGCCACCGCGGTGGACGCTCTGCTCACCCCCGTGTCGCCCGTCCCCGAGCGGATGGGCGACCGCTGGCGCACCCGCTGGCCTTGTGTGAGAACACTCGCACCAGAACCTGATTCGGTGCCGTGGGCTGACGTCGCCCGTCTGCTGGCGCGGCTGCACAACTCCGCTGTCGACCAGCGGTTGCCCGTGCACGGGTGGCCGGCCCGCCTGCGCAGGGCGCTCGGCGCGGCGCGGGGCAACGCGACGATCGCGGGCGCCGCGGCCGGCCTGCCGATCCACGCGTGGCGCGGCGGCTCACCCGAACGGCCCCGCACGCTCGTGCACGGCGACTTCCATCTGGGGCAGGTGGGCCATCGAGACGGCGACTGGTGCCTGATCGATGTCGATGATCTCGGCGTCGGAGACCCGGCGTGGGATCTGGCGCGTCCGGCGGGGTTCTGGGCCGCCGGTCTGATCCCCGATCGGGACTGGGCGACGTTCGTCGACGCCTACCGCGCGGCCGGCGGCCCGGCTCTGGCTCCCGGCGATCCGTGGCCGGTGCTCGAACCTTTCGCGCGGGCCGCGGTGATACAGGCCGCCGCCGGCGATCCCGGCGACGACCTGCTGATGGCCGCGTGCGCGCGGATGCCTCAGCTGGAGAAGAACAGCCTGCCGAAGCCCTGCTTGCGGTAGTGCTTGTTGCCGCGGTAACCCCAGCCCGGTCCGTAGTCGGAATAGCCGTGGTGTTGCGGCGGCATGGGCGGCGGCGCCGACTGCACGAACCGGTTCTCCATCTGCGTGAGTGCCTCGAGCTCGCCGAAGTCGAGGAAGATGCCTCGGCAGGTGTCGCACTGTTCGAGGTGGATGCCGTTGCGTTCGTATGTCTTCATGACGCCCGAACACTTCGGGCACAGCAGCGTGTGACCGGCATTCGTCGGCGGCGGGGACTTCGGCGGTTCATATGGCGGGATGCTCATACGCGCATAACGACCGAGGTTCCTGTGAAGTGCCTGGGCGTGCCCGCGAGTGTGAAACCTCGGCGAGAAAACGGCCGAGAACTCGCCGACGTTTCACACTCGCGGCGGCAAGTGGCGCCACGTGTGTCGAGCCGCGATCGGCACGATCGCCGAACGCTAGGGTTGGGCCATGGCCAGCCCGGTGTCGGTCCTGAGCGAGGAGGAAAGCTGGCGGCTGCTCGCGAGCGTGCCGATCGGACGGTTCGTCACCACGATCGGCACCCGGCTGGAGATCTTCCCGGTGAACTTCGCCGTGCAGGACCGCACGGTGCTGTTCCGCACCGCCGAGGGCACCAAACTGATCACCGCGATCATGAGTGACCGGGTGCTTTTCGAGGCCGACGGTCACACCGTCACCGACGGCTGGAGCGTGATCCTGCGTGGAACCGCCGAACTGTTGCAGACCGCCGAGGACATCGCCGTCGCCGAGCGCACACAGCTGATGTCGTGGACCTCACCGGCGAAACGGCGCTACGTGCGCATCACCCCGAAGGAGATCTCCGGGCGGTTCTTCACGTTCGATCAGACCCAGTAGGGCACGCGGCCGCGGTACTGACGCATCGCGAACGCCGCGAACGTCCATCCGATCACCGTGAAGACGAGGACCACGAGCCAGTGCCGCAGTTCCTGGTCCGCGCCGAGCAGTGGGGCGCGCACGATGTCGAGATAGTGCAGCAGCGGGTTGATCTCGACGATCTTGGCCCACGAGCCCGCACCTTGCTGCTGCAGCGTCGACTCGTTCCAGATGATCGGCGTCATGAAGAACAGCAACTGCACGACGCTGGCGAGCAGCGGCCCGATGTCGCGATAGCGCGTGGCCAGAATCCCGAAACACAATGCGACCCACACCATGTTCAGCACGATGAGTCCCAGCGCCGGGATGACCGCGAGATCGGTCCATTTCCACGGTTTGGGATAGATGATCGCGATGACCACGAAAATGATGATGTTGTGGCCGAACAGGATGATCTGCCGCCACACCAGCCTGTAGACGTGCACCGACAACGGCGTCGGAAGCTGTTTGATCAGGCCCTCATTGGCGATGAACACCTCGGCGCCTTCGAGGATCGACGCATTGATGAGGTTCCAGATGATCAGGCCCAGCGTCACGTAGGGCAGATGCTCGGAGAGTTCCAGCTTGAACAGCTTGGAGTACAGCACGCCCATCGCCACGGCGGTCGCACCGGTGGCGATGGTGATCCAGAAGGGGCCGAGCACGCTGCGGCGGTACCGCTGCTTGATGTCCTGCCAGCCCAGGTGCAGCCACAGCTCGCGTTTGCCGAAACCCTCGACCAGGTCGCGGCGGGCTCTGGCCATGGTCTTCGACTGAGCTGCCGCGTCGGTGAACGTCATCGCTGGAACCTTTCGCGTCTCCCCAACCGCCGCAGCCGAATCCACTCACGCAGACCAGCGGGGTCGCGGCGTGACACCAGAAAGTACCAGCCGAAGCGCACCCACTCCTGCAGCAGGAGCTTGCGAAGGCCCGGCTGTGCCAACAGGTAGCCGCGGTTGCGGTAGGTGAAGAACCGCTTGGTCTCGTCGTCCGGATACTGCGTGTGCATGCGCCCGCCGAGGATCGGCTTGAACTCGTCGGTGCCGCACGGGTGCAGATAACTTGCGGTCAAACAGGTTCCGAAGGGCAGGCCGGACCGCACCAGGCGGCGGTGCAGCTCCACCTCGTCGCCCCGCACGAACAGTCGCAGGTCGGGGACGCCGATCGCGTCGACCGTGTCCGCACGGAACAGCGCACCGTTGAACAGCGACGCGATGCCGGGCAGCAGGTCGCCGCTGCCGTCGGTGCGCAGTTCCGAGGTGAGCCGGCGCCACACCAGGCCGCGGCGCAGCGGGAACGCGAGGCGCTGCGGATCGTCGAGGTTGCACACCATGGGGGAGACCTCGGCCAGGCTGTGCGTGTGCGCGCAGGACAGCAATGTCGAGAGCACGGTCGTGTCGGCAGGCCTGCCGTCGTCGTCGGCCAGCCAGATCCAGTCGGCGCCGAGAGCCAGCGCATGCAGCATGCCCAACGCGAAACCACCTGCGCCGCCGAGGTTTCGGCGCGACCCCAGATATGTGGACGGGACGGGCTGGCCGGTCACCAGTTCCCGCACCTGCGGGTCGTTGTCGTTGTCGACGACGATCAGGTGGTCGGGTGTGCGGTCCTGCGAGACGACGGCGTCGAGCGACGTGGCCAGCAGTTCTCGACGCCGGTGGGTCACCACGACCGCACAGACGACCTCAGTGTGCGTCACGCGCGGTTTCCTCGAGCACTTCACGCACGTGGCGTGCGGCGTCCTCACCCTCGTAGGCGCGTACGACCTCTTCGATGCCGCCGGTCATCCTGATGGTGCCGTGGTCGATCCACATCGCGGTCTTGCACAGCCGGGCCAGGAACTCGTTGGAATGGCTTGCGAACACCAGGATCCCGGAGCGTTCCACGAGATCCTGCAGGCGGGTCTGGGCCTTCTTCAGAAACTCCGCGTCGACGGCGCCGATGCCCTCGTCGAGCAGCAGGATCTCGGGGTCGATGCTCGTGACCACACCCATCGCCAGCCGCACGCGCATACCGGTCGAGTAGGTGCGCAACGGCATCGACAGGTACTCGCCGAGCTCGGTGAATTCGGCGATCTCGTCGACCTTTGCCAGCATCTGCTTGCGCGTCTGACCGAGGAACAGACCCCGGATGATGATGTTCTCGAATCCCGAGATCTCGGGATCCATCCCGACGCCGAGATCGAACACCGGGGCGACGCGGCCGGTCACGGTCGCCGAACCGCGAGTGGGCTCGTAGATCCCCGACAGCAGCCGCAACAGCGTCGACTTGCCTGCGCCGTTGTGGCCGACCAGGCCGACCCGGTCACCCATCTGAAGCGACATCGTGATGTCGCGCAGCGCCTCGATGACCACGACGTTCGACTGGTTGCGGCCGATGGCACCACCGGCCTTGCCCAGGAAAGCCTTCTTCAACGAGCGGGTCTTGGCATCGAAGATCGGAAACTCGACCCATGCGTCGCGCGTCTCGATGCGCGGTGCAGAAGAGGATGTCACGCGCGTCCTACAGGTACTGCCCGGTGCCGGGGTGGGTGGCGCCGCCACGCTGGGCGCCGGGAACCTGGATGCCGGGTGGCAGCGCGCCCTGACGCATCTGCTCCAGCTGGGCCCGCGCGGCCATCTGCTGTGCGAACAGTGCCGTCTGGATGCCGTGGAACAGCCCCTCCAGCCAACCGACCAGCTGAGCCTGGGCGATGCGCAGCTCGGCGTCGCTGGGCACGTTGTCGTCGGTGAACGGGAGCGTGAGGCGCTCCAGCTCCTCGCGCAGTTCGGGCGCGAGACCGTCTTCGAGCTCCCGGATGCTGGTCTGGTGGATCTCGCGCAGGCGGTTGCGGCTCGCATCGTCGAGCGGAGCGGCCCGCACCTCCTCGAGCAGCTGCTTGATCATGGTGCCGATGCGCATCACCTTCGCCGGCTGTTCGACGAGGTCGGTGAGCGACTTGCCCTCGCCCTCACCCTCGCCTTCTGTGTCGGCACCGCCCGCAGCGCCGGTCAGGATCTCGATGTTGTCGTCATCCGGATTGATGGTCATGGCCTTCCCGTCACCTGTCGTTGTTCGGTTGGTCGTCTTCACGCCGGCGGTGGATCCGATCCGCGCCGTGATCCTCGCCGCTGTCGTGAATCTTCTCCCACGACGATCTTCTCCCTTGACCGTGAGGTATCTAGCGACACTAGCCCGTCGGGCATGACGAACCTCCCGGCCACCGGGGTGCTCGTCATCACGTGACCGGGGCGGAGCGCCTCCGGGCCACCGCGCAGGCCAGTGCGGCCGCGACGACCAGGGCGGCATTCCGGGGCGGCGTCGGGAAATCCGGGGAGACCCTCCACCGGGTGATCGGAAGCAAGATCAGCAAACGCCGTGGTGGTGACCTGCGACGGCGCGGTGTGGGCGCCGAACGGCCCGATCTTGAACCCGGCGACGCCGAACGTCAAGGCAGACGCCCACCGCCGTCGCCGCCGGTGTGCACTGCCCGCCGCCCCGGCGATGACCGCGGCGGATGGTCCGGCAACAGCAGACCCATTAGCACTCCGAACCCGCAGCGCACTGGACTAGTATGGCTGCCCAGGGCGACCCGTCCCGAGCGCGGCCTCGGCAGCCGAGACGCACGGTCGGGGGCTCTTTCACATCGTGCAGTTTGTGGTAGTTGCGGACGCTCTTAAGGTGGCTGGCATGGCATACGACGTCGCCCGGGTGCGTGGCTTGCACCCAACGCTGGGCGATGGGTGGGTGCATTTCGACGCCCAGAGCGGGATGTTGGTACCCGATGCGGTCGCCACCACGGTTTCCACCGCTTTCCGCGGGTCGATGCCAAGCGCACTCGGCCCCCACCCGTCCGCTCGCCGCAGCGCCGCCGTCCTCGCGGCGGCCCGCCAGGCGGTAGCCGATCTCGTCAACGCGGACCCGCGGGGCGTGGTCCTCGGCCCGGACCGGGCCCATCTGCTGACCTCGCTGGCCGAGGCGTCGTCGGCACGCGTCGGGCTGGGCTATGAGGTGGTGGTGACGCGTCTCGACGACGAGGCGAACATCGCGCCGTGGCTGCGCGCGGCGAATCGTTATGGCGCCAAGGTGAAGTGGGCCGAGGTCGACATCGAGACCGGTGAGCTGCCGTCGTGGCAGTGGGAAGGTCTCATCGACAAACCGACCCGGTTGGTGGCCATCGCTTCGGCGTCGTCCACCCTGGGCACCGTCACCGACCTACGTGAGGTGACCAAGCTGACACACGAGGTCGGCGGTCTCGTCGTGGTCGACCACTCCGCAGCCGCGCCCTACCGGCTGATCGACGTCAACGAGATCGAGGCCGACGTCGTCGCGCTCAACGCCGTCGGCTGGGGCGGTCCGCCGATCGGCGCCCTGGTGTTCCGCGACCCGGCCCTGATCGACTCGTTCGGATCGGTGTCGTTGAACCCCTACGCCACCGGTCCGGCCCGCCTCGAACTCGGCGTGCACCAGTACGGGCTGCTGGCCGGAGTTGTCGCGAGCATCGAATACCTGTCCAACCTCGACGAGGCGGCATCCGGCACCAGGCGTGAACGCCTCGAGATCTCAATGCAATCCGCCGCTGTCTACCTGAGCCGGCTGTTCGACTATCTGCAGACCTCGCTGCGGTCGCTGCCGCTGGTGATGGTGATCGGCAGCCCGGAGACCTCCATCCCGGTGCTCAGCTTCGCGGTGCGCGACGTGCCGGCCGAGCGCGTTGTGCAGCGCCTGGCCGACAACGGCGTGCTCGCGATCGCCAACGCGAGCTCGCGCGTGCTCGACGTCATCGGTGTCAACGACATCGGCGGTGCGGTGACCATCGGCCTGTCGCACTACTCGACGACCGCCGAGGTCGACCAGCTGGTGCGGGCGCTGGCCTCCCTCGGCTAGTCACGCCAGCCCCGGGTGTCATTCGGAGACGCGCAGCAGGACCTTCCCGGTCACCTTCCCGGAGGCCAGCAGATCGTGGCCCTGCTGGGCGTTCTCGATGGGCAGCTCGGCACCGATGATGGGCTTCACGCGGCCGTCGGCGATCATCGGCCACACGTTCTCGCGCACGGCCCGCACGATCTCGCCCTTGCCTCCCGGCCCGTCGACCGGCCGCGGCCGCAGTGACGTCGCGATGACGCCGGCGCGCTTGCCCAGCAACTTGCCGATGTTGAGCTCGGCCTTGACGCCGCCCTGCATGCCGATGATGACGAGCCGGCCACCGGTCGCCAGCGCGTCGACATTTCGGTCCAGGTATGCCGCACCCATGATGTCGAGGATCACGTCGGCGCCGTCGGTCTCGCGGCGCAACCGCTCGACGAAATCCTCCTCGCGGTAGTTGATCGTGATGTCGGCACCCAGGTCGCGGCAGATTCCGAGTTTTTCCTCGGAGCCCGCGGTGACCGCGACGCGCGCACCCATCGCCTTGGCCACCTGGATGGCGTGTGTGCCGATGCCGCTCGCGCCGCCGTGCACCAGCAGCAGATGGCCCGCCGTCAGCCCCGCCGTCATCACGACGTTCGACCACACCGTGCACGCCACCTCGGGCAGACCGGCCGCGTCACGCAGGCTCACTCCGTCGGGGACGGGGAGAACCTGCGGCGCGGGCGCGGCGACGTATTCGGCGTAGCCGCCGCCCGCCAGCAGAGCGCACACGGGCTGCCCGACGGACCACCCGGACACGCCGTCGCCGAGCGCCTCGACGGTCCCGGAGACCTCCAGCCCGATGACCTCACTTGCCCCCGGCGGGGGCGGATATTTCCCGGCGGCTTGTAGCAAGTCGGCGCGATTGATCCCTGCGGTGTGGACCTTGATCAGAACTTCACCGTTTGCTGGCGCGATACTGGCTACGTTTTCCCAGTTCAGCCCGCCGTTCACGGAGGCGACAATTGCATGCATTTTTTCGACGGTACAACCCTTCGAGTTATCGCGCGCAGCAATACTTACGTCCCTTACGATTACGCGCATGGTGGGGATGATTGCCGGACGCACGGCAGGAGACATGCCGGGTCTGGATATCGCCGAGGAGAGATCGTGGCAAAACTATCTCGACTCGGCGCTGAGGTTGTACGCGACGTTGAACCGGTCGTTGGTGGACCAGCATCATCTGACGCTCAATGATGTGCGCCTGCTCGACTACCTGGACAAGTCGCCTACCGGATCGGCCAGGATGGGGGATCTGGCGGACCGGCTGATGTCGCTCCCGAGCCGGGTCACCCGGCAGATCCGGCGTCTGGAGGTCCAGAACTTCGTGGTGCGCGGCGCGAGCCCGGAGGACGGGCGCGGCGTGGTCGCCAAGATCACCGACGAGGGCCGCGCCGCGGTCCGCGAGGCGATGGTGACCTACGGCCAAGGCGTGCGCACGCACTTCCTGGGCAGGTTGTCGCGCCCCCAGATCGCTGCGATGGGCGAGAACTGTCGCCGTATCAGCGCCGCGCTGAAGAACGGAGCCCCGCCCGCCAAAATCGGTCGGGTGTAGTCCCGTACTCTTATCGGCGGTGGCGTGGCAGAGCGGCCTAATGCACTCGCCTTGAAAGCGAGAGACGGCTAACACCGTCCGGGGGTTCAAATCCCTCCGCCACCGCAGGTCAGGAGGGGTTTCGGCGTCAAG
This genomic window from Mycolicibacterium goodii contains:
- a CDS encoding MarR family winged helix-turn-helix transcriptional regulator; protein product: MVGMIAGRTAGDMPGLDIAEERSWQNYLDSALRLYATLNRSLVDQHHLTLNDVRLLDYLDKSPTGSARMGDLADRLMSLPSRVTRQIRRLEVQNFVVRGASPEDGRGVVAKITDEGRAAVREAMVTYGQGVRTHFLGRLSRPQIAAMGENCRRISAALKNGAPPAKIGRV